A region from the Dehalococcoidia bacterium genome encodes:
- a CDS encoding MATE family efflux transporter gives MAIAPSRRVDAARPAEGSGGPPRRRTVALDESRLDRSVLALAWPVLVQQLALSLVQLVDTFLVGHIDNTGNALAGVGLATFIQWTPQAGVFAIAAGTTAVLARDIGSGQPDRAAAALRHGLLLSLLWGLVGTVLVFFAANWTMGAMGATGDVLTLGASWLRWASPGILFGSLLFVANSAQQGAGDTRTPMAVMLCVNIVNAIVAFGLIYGSWFLPKLGVRGSGIGFSVSQLVGMALTLAILTKGRAGLRLHWPSLRRWDGETARRILNVGVPSGVEQVQFQFAMLVYTRIIASLGETALAAHSVAIRIQGLAFMPGMAFQQAATAFTGQALGAGKPQLAERATFAAMRFALYILGGVALLLALFGGPITRAFVDDPAVTSDGRQLLLIFAVAQPAIAIAFTFAGSLRGAGDTRAVMVIFAISPWILRVTLAYLFAIVLGWGVGGAWIGAVADMWVRAGLTFLRFRRGRWQTIRV, from the coding sequence GTGGCGATCGCGCCATCCCGCCGGGTGGACGCCGCCCGCCCCGCCGAGGGCAGCGGCGGCCCACCGCGGCGACGCACCGTCGCCCTCGACGAGTCGCGGCTCGACCGCTCCGTGCTGGCGCTGGCCTGGCCGGTGCTCGTGCAGCAGCTCGCGCTGTCGCTTGTGCAGCTTGTCGATACCTTTCTCGTGGGCCATATCGACAACACGGGCAACGCGCTGGCCGGCGTGGGGCTGGCCACCTTCATTCAGTGGACGCCGCAGGCCGGTGTCTTCGCGATCGCCGCGGGCACCACGGCGGTGCTCGCCCGCGACATTGGCAGCGGTCAGCCCGATCGCGCCGCGGCCGCGCTGCGCCATGGCCTGCTGCTCTCGCTGCTCTGGGGTCTCGTCGGCACGGTCTTGGTTTTCTTCGCCGCGAACTGGACGATGGGCGCGATGGGCGCCACCGGCGACGTGCTCACGCTGGGCGCCTCCTGGCTGCGCTGGGCCTCGCCCGGCATCCTCTTCGGCTCCTTGCTGTTCGTGGCGAACAGCGCCCAGCAGGGCGCGGGCGACACGCGCACGCCGATGGCGGTGATGCTCTGCGTCAACATCGTCAACGCGATCGTGGCGTTCGGGCTGATCTACGGCTCATGGTTCCTGCCGAAGCTGGGCGTACGCGGCTCCGGCATCGGCTTCTCCGTCTCGCAATTGGTCGGCATGGCGCTGACCCTGGCGATCCTGACGAAGGGCCGCGCCGGCCTCCGGCTGCACTGGCCGTCGTTGCGCCGCTGGGATGGCGAGACGGCGCGCCGCATCCTCAACGTAGGTGTGCCGTCGGGCGTGGAGCAGGTGCAGTTCCAGTTCGCGATGCTGGTCTACACGCGGATCATCGCCAGCCTGGGCGAGACGGCGCTGGCGGCGCACAGCGTGGCGATCCGCATCCAGGGGCTGGCCTTCATGCCGGGCATGGCCTTCCAGCAGGCGGCCACCGCCTTCACCGGCCAGGCGCTGGGCGCCGGCAAGCCGCAGCTGGCCGAGCGCGCGACCTTCGCGGCCATGCGTTTCGCGCTCTACATCCTCGGCGGCGTGGCGCTGCTGCTGGCGCTGTTCGGCGGGCCGATCACCAGGGCGTTCGTCGACGACCCGGCCGTGACCAGCGACGGCCGCCAACTGCTGCTGATCTTTGCCGTGGCGCAACCGGCGATCGCGATCGCCTTCACCTTCGCCGGCAGCCTGCGCGGCGCGGGCGACACGCGCGCGGTGATGGTGATCTTCGCGATCTCGCCCTGGATCCTGCGCGTGACGTTGGCCTATCTCTTTGCGATCGTGCTGGGCTGGGGCGTGGGCGGCGCCTGGATCGGCGCCGTGGCCGACATGTGGGTGCGGGCGGGTCTCACCTTCCTGCGCTTCCGCCGCGGCCGCTGGCAAACCATCCGCGTGTAG
- a CDS encoding ABC transporter permease — MAQVIETIGAATLAQEAPARRFVILRRLLRHRLAVSGLIVLLVLTGICFSAPLWLPYTDTLTQVRSDTFASPSGSALFGRDEFGRNAFDRAVYGGRNSLEISLLSALIATGIGTLVGMLAGYFGGWVDGIADRLIELFLTLPFLLLLILAAAITRPSVTSIILILGLFNWAVLARIVRGEFIAARTRDYTQAAELLGCPWWRIAARHILPNAMAPIIVSGTLLFATNLTAEAAISFLGLGIQPPTPSWGNMLTNAQDYVISAPFLAIFPGLLILITVLCVNLLGDGLRDAFDPKLRL; from the coding sequence GTGGCACAGGTGATCGAAACGATCGGTGCGGCGACGCTGGCGCAGGAAGCGCCGGCGCGCCGTTTTGTGATCTTGCGCCGCTTGCTGCGGCACCGGCTGGCCGTCAGCGGCCTGATCGTGCTGCTGGTGCTGACCGGCATCTGCTTCTCGGCGCCGCTCTGGCTGCCCTACACCGATACGCTGACGCAGGTGCGCAGCGACACCTTCGCCTCGCCCTCCGGCAGCGCCCTCTTCGGCCGCGACGAGTTCGGCCGCAACGCCTTCGATCGCGCCGTCTATGGCGGGCGCAACTCGCTGGAGATCTCGCTGCTCTCGGCGCTGATCGCAACAGGGATCGGCACGCTGGTCGGCATGCTGGCCGGCTACTTCGGCGGCTGGGTCGACGGCATCGCCGACCGGCTGATCGAGCTCTTCCTGACGCTGCCCTTCCTGCTGCTGTTGATTCTGGCCGCGGCGATCACGCGGCCCTCGGTCACGAGCATCATCCTGATCCTGGGCCTGTTCAACTGGGCGGTGCTGGCGCGCATCGTGCGCGGGGAGTTCATCGCCGCGCGCACCCGCGACTACACGCAGGCGGCGGAGCTGCTTGGCTGTCCCTGGTGGCGCATCGCCGCGCGCCATATCTTGCCCAACGCGATGGCGCCGATCATCGTCAGCGGCACGCTGCTCTTCGCCACAAACCTGACGGCGGAGGCGGCGATCAGCTTTCTGGGCCTCGGCATTCAGCCGCCGACGCCGAGTTGGGGCAACATGCTGACCAACGCGCAGGACTACGTGATCAGTGCGCCGTTCCTCGCCATCTTCCCCGGCCTGCTGATCCTGATCACCGTGCTCTGCGTGAACCTGCTCGGCGATGGTCTGCGCGACGCCTTCGACCCCAAGCTGCGGCTATGA
- a CDS encoding ABC transporter permease — protein sequence MGRYVIRRLVQAIPLLIGISLIVFLMIHLAPGDAAEFALGERASQTEIIRLRHYLGLDLPWYQQYFHLMGHWLRGDLGISVLQQRSVFTILWERLPRTAELLGGSILLSLLIALPIGVFSAVRQYSFGDNVVTVISFLGISIPSFWLAILLILFFSVDLHWLPTGGTQTIGRSFSLLDHLKHLILPLAVLTLIRTAGWSRYLRSSMLEVLSLDYVRTARAKGLTGREVLFRHALRNAIMPIITLLGLSLPDMVGGAIITEQIFNWNGLGQLTVTATVRRDIPVVMALVMLSGAVIVLANLLADLWYGVVDPRVTLH from the coding sequence ATGGGACGATACGTTATCCGCCGGCTCGTGCAGGCGATTCCGCTGCTGATCGGCATCTCGCTGATCGTCTTCCTGATGATCCACCTGGCGCCGGGGGATGCGGCGGAGTTCGCCCTGGGCGAGCGCGCCAGCCAGACCGAGATCATCCGCCTGCGCCATTACCTGGGTCTCGATCTGCCCTGGTACCAGCAGTACTTCCACCTGATGGGCCATTGGCTGCGCGGCGACCTGGGCATCTCCGTCCTGCAACAACGCTCGGTGTTCACGATCCTCTGGGAGCGGCTGCCGCGCACGGCCGAGCTGCTGGGCGGCTCGATCCTGCTCTCGTTGCTGATCGCGCTGCCGATCGGCGTCTTCTCGGCCGTGCGCCAGTACTCGTTCGGCGACAACGTCGTCACCGTGATCAGCTTTCTCGGCATCTCGATCCCGTCGTTCTGGCTGGCGATCCTGCTGATCCTCTTCTTCTCCGTCGATCTGCACTGGCTGCCCACCGGCGGCACGCAGACGATCGGCCGCAGCTTCAGCCTGCTGGACCATCTCAAGCACCTGATCTTGCCGCTGGCGGTGCTGACGCTGATCCGCACGGCCGGCTGGTCGCGCTACCTGCGCTCCTCGATGCTCGAAGTGCTTTCGCTCGACTACGTGCGCACGGCGCGGGCGAAGGGGCTGACGGGGCGCGAGGTGCTGTTCCGCCACGCGCTGCGCAACGCGATCATGCCGATCATCACGCTGCTCGGCCTGAGCCTGCCCGACATGGTGGGTGGTGCGATTATTACCGAGCAGATCTTCAACTGGAACGGGCTCGGCCAGCTCACGGTCACGGCCACGGTGCGGCGCGACATCCCGGTCGTGATGGCGTTGGTGATGCTCTCCGGCGCGGTGATTGTGCTCGCCAACCTGCTGGCCGATCTCTGGTACGGTGTGGTCGATCCGCGCGTGACGCTGCATTGA
- a CDS encoding peptide ABC transporter substrate-binding protein: protein MLISRRRLLGSLMAAGLVGPVLAACGGGNNNKKAATTGGAANNKGASNLATPQAPSAAPNTGAGAGATGTPAAAAASGGSPAAGVAAPATIGKLTVRTEPYPSYTGSPVDSDTLTIIRSEDLSAFNPTALNSYSPYTFVYDPLVWIDEYTLDPKPWLASSWSISPDGKSYTFKLRSDVKWHDGTPFTADDVAFSFIAYRDDPDSAVARFFPLMQKDPVVVDAQTIRFDLSDTSGDWILNACNQFIMQKAQFNDFWNQKKSLKDYPYTDKMLIGTGAWKQTKYAPGDSPPNIQYARNDSYWAGKPHFQKFIFQQVDKTEAQITAWLNGSTDLLWPVTATEVDQVKNQEAWLYDPPAVAFMNAWINFKSTKQDHPEFMQNKQVRQALSIGIDRKGYAQAIFKGFVDEQKIGSIAFPWAYNATLKSPDYDQAKAQQMLADAGYKKDSSGSLVGQDGKPIKLIGIISNSQQYPVDKIAVSVQEDFRKLGLALQIDTLEPQTLKNRRLKVFDWDLYFASRILFAGFSDYGYYKSDWDPRVKANGLNAGAWSNPQADKLLDQIIREPDLVKQKDLLGQFQAIINDDLPALWFGFPRDLILVKKNFLGFQPNAMWQYWDTWKLWKSG, encoded by the coding sequence ATGCTGATCAGCCGCCGTCGACTGCTCGGCAGCCTGATGGCGGCGGGCCTTGTCGGCCCGGTGCTCGCCGCCTGCGGCGGCGGCAACAACAACAAGAAGGCCGCCACTACCGGCGGCGCCGCGAACAACAAGGGCGCCAGCAACCTGGCCACGCCGCAGGCGCCGTCGGCGGCGCCGAACACGGGCGCCGGGGCCGGCGCCACGGGCACGCCGGCAGCCGCGGCGGCCAGCGGCGGCAGCCCGGCCGCGGGCGTGGCGGCGCCAGCCACGATCGGCAAGCTGACGGTGCGCACCGAGCCGTATCCGAGCTACACCGGCTCGCCGGTTGACAGCGACACGCTGACGATCATCCGCAGCGAGGACCTGAGCGCCTTCAACCCCACCGCGCTCAACAGTTACTCGCCCTACACCTTCGTCTACGACCCGCTGGTCTGGATCGACGAGTACACGCTGGACCCCAAGCCCTGGCTGGCCTCGAGCTGGTCGATCTCGCCCGACGGCAAGAGCTACACCTTCAAGCTGCGCAGCGACGTGAAGTGGCACGACGGCACGCCCTTCACCGCCGATGACGTCGCCTTCTCCTTCATCGCCTACCGCGACGACCCCGACAGCGCCGTTGCCCGCTTCTTCCCGCTGATGCAGAAGGACCCGGTCGTCGTCGATGCGCAGACGATCCGCTTCGACCTCTCGGACACCTCGGGCGACTGGATCCTCAACGCCTGCAACCAGTTCATCATGCAGAAGGCGCAGTTCAACGACTTCTGGAACCAGAAGAAGAGCCTGAAGGACTACCCGTACACCGACAAGATGCTGATCGGCACCGGCGCCTGGAAGCAGACGAAGTACGCGCCCGGCGACTCGCCGCCCAACATCCAGTACGCGCGCAACGACAGCTACTGGGCGGGCAAGCCGCACTTCCAGAAGTTCATCTTCCAGCAGGTCGACAAGACCGAGGCGCAGATCACCGCCTGGCTGAACGGCAGCACGGACCTGCTCTGGCCGGTGACGGCCACGGAGGTCGACCAGGTCAAGAACCAGGAGGCCTGGCTCTACGACCCGCCGGCGGTGGCCTTCATGAACGCCTGGATCAACTTCAAGAGCACCAAGCAGGACCACCCCGAGTTCATGCAGAACAAGCAGGTGCGCCAGGCGCTTTCGATCGGCATCGACCGCAAAGGCTACGCGCAGGCGATCTTTAAGGGCTTCGTCGACGAGCAGAAGATCGGCTCGATCGCCTTCCCCTGGGCGTACAACGCGACGCTGAAGAGCCCGGACTACGACCAGGCGAAGGCGCAGCAGATGCTGGCCGACGCCGGCTACAAGAAGGACAGCTCGGGCAGCCTGGTCGGCCAGGACGGCAAGCCGATCAAGCTGATTGGCATCATCTCCAACAGCCAGCAGTACCCGGTGGACAAGATCGCCGTCTCGGTGCAGGAGGACTTCCGCAAGCTCGGCCTCGCGCTGCAGATCGACACGCTGGAGCCGCAGACGCTGAAGAACCGCCGGCTGAAGGTGTTCGACTGGGATCTCTACTTCGCCAGCCGCATCCTCTTCGCCGGCTTCAGCGACTACGGCTACTACAAGAGCGACTGGGATCCGCGCGTGAAAGCCAACGGCCTCAACGCCGGCGCCTGGAGCAACCCGCAGGCCGACAAGCTGCTCGATCAGATCATCCGCGAGCCGGACCTGGTGAAGCAGAAGGACCTGCTCGGGCAGTTCCAGGCGATCATCAACGACGACCTGCCGGCGCTCTGGTTCGGCTTCCCGCGCGATCTGATCCTGGTGAAGAAGAACTTCCTCGGCTTCCAGCCCAACGCCATGTGGCAGTACTGGGACACCTGGAAGCTCTGGAAGTCTGGATAA
- a CDS encoding aspartate aminotransferase family protein, with protein MVDSLVSQAAQNGQFNEAEVDDYVRRGLDHLWIHTQQYNDLAKPDGFMVLTEGEGVRLKDIKGRSYIDAMSGLWVVAVGHGRKELARVAAEQMEKLAYINTFAYATRPGVDLATKLAELAPGSISKFYFANSGSEAVETAIRMSKQYHYNRGDKKRYKIISRRGSYHGMTAGALSINGAQYANRAPFEPLLPGAIQVPGVNCYRCPYEKTYPECDVFCARTIEDTIKFEKPETVAAIVAEPISSANANFIPPAEYWPTLREICDKYGILLIADEVINGFGRTGKWFAIEHTPVIPDLMTVAKGISSGYLPISAVMAKQEVADAFVGEKSMAFSGGITFGTHPVSCAVALANIQIIEREGLVENARLQGDYMLEELRRLREYHPSIGEVRGIGLLIAVELVKNRETKEQFGEADDMNTKMTDALKKRGLLSRAGAMISLAPPLCINKQEVDEIVGIVDESIGEVEQSLGVK; from the coding sequence ATGGTCGACAGTCTCGTTTCCCAGGCAGCGCAGAACGGCCAGTTCAACGAAGCGGAGGTCGACGATTACGTCCGCCGCGGGCTGGACCACCTCTGGATCCACACGCAGCAGTACAACGACCTGGCCAAGCCCGACGGCTTCATGGTGCTGACCGAGGGCGAGGGCGTGCGCCTCAAGGACATCAAGGGGCGTTCGTACATCGACGCGATGTCGGGGCTCTGGGTGGTGGCCGTGGGCCATGGGCGCAAGGAGCTGGCGCGCGTCGCGGCCGAGCAGATGGAGAAGCTCGCCTACATCAACACCTTCGCCTACGCCACGCGGCCGGGCGTTGACCTGGCGACGAAGCTGGCCGAGCTGGCGCCGGGCTCGATCTCCAAGTTCTACTTCGCCAACTCCGGCTCCGAGGCGGTGGAGACGGCGATCCGCATGTCGAAGCAGTACCACTACAACCGCGGCGACAAGAAGCGCTACAAGATCATCTCGCGTCGCGGCTCCTACCACGGCATGACCGCCGGCGCACTGAGCATCAACGGCGCCCAGTACGCCAACCGCGCTCCGTTTGAGCCGCTCTTGCCCGGCGCCATTCAAGTTCCCGGCGTCAACTGCTACCGCTGCCCCTACGAGAAGACGTATCCCGAGTGCGACGTCTTCTGCGCCCGCACGATCGAGGACACGATCAAGTTCGAGAAGCCGGAGACGGTGGCGGCGATCGTGGCGGAGCCGATCTCCTCGGCCAACGCCAACTTCATCCCGCCGGCCGAGTACTGGCCGACGCTGCGCGAGATCTGCGACAAGTACGGCATCCTGCTGATCGCCGACGAGGTGATCAACGGCTTCGGCCGTACCGGCAAGTGGTTCGCGATCGAGCACACGCCCGTGATTCCCGACCTGATGACCGTGGCGAAGGGCATCTCCAGCGGCTACCTGCCGATCTCGGCGGTGATGGCGAAGCAGGAGGTGGCCGACGCCTTCGTGGGCGAGAAGTCGATGGCCTTCAGCGGCGGCATCACCTTCGGCACGCATCCGGTCTCCTGCGCCGTGGCGCTGGCGAACATCCAGATCATCGAACGCGAGGGGCTGGTGGAGAACGCCCGCCTGCAGGGCGACTACATGCTGGAGGAGCTGCGCCGGCTGCGCGAGTATCACCCCTCGATCGGCGAGGTGCGCGGCATCGGCCTGTTGATCGCCGTCGAGCTGGTCAAGAACCGCGAGACGAAAGAGCAGTTCGGCGAAGCCGACGACATGAACACGAAGATGACCGATGCGCTGAAGAAGCGCGGCCTGCTGAGCCGGGCCGGGGCGATGATCAGCCTGGCGCCGCCGCTCTGCATCAACAAGCAGGAGGTCGACGAGATCGTCGGCATCGTCGACGAGTCGATTGGGGAGGTGGAGCAGAGCCTCGGCGTCAAGTAA